The window CAATAcaaaaaaatgatatttatacactaaaatcaaccactatATATTTATGTCATTTATCGTTTAATTCACTTTCAATAGTATTTTATACTAATGGTTAATTTTGATAACAGCTAATATACAATAATATTATTGGATTATCAAAAATGCCACGTGCCGTATGCATACCAAAAATGAACTATTAATCCGTCaccatatatatatgtataatttaacttgtttttatatgtattttgtatttcaatgtattttatattagtgactgattttgataTACACCTAACATAGATATGTTGCATTATTTGCGAAAAATGATGAATTCATAGGCAAGTTAAGTATCTTACTAAGCATATAGAACAAGTCAAGTCAATATCAACTTTGTAGGGTTTAAAGATTTCACAAGTGAGTGATGGTTTTCCATCCTTAAAAGTAAGGCAGCATCCATCAAACAAAGAAGATGTAGGGTCTTTAGTGTTAGTGTTGATGTATAAGGCCATAACCTCAATAAGCCATGGACTCTGAAGAATTTCCTTGTGCATAGCCTGCACTTGTGACTTGAATAATTGCCCTTGCTTTGAATCATGTATCTGCactcatatatatatagtactaccctaataattaaatgatataaGGAACACTAATAATTTCATGCTTTAATTATTTAGAAAtcctttggtagtttagtataTTTCAACTATATATAAGAAGCTAATTAAAATGTTATGTAAAGACAAACCTTATCatatttctttaatatttttcggATAGCGACAGCATTGATGAGTGCATAAGTGACAAGATCTTTGCCTTGTTGAATGATAGTGTTATGATTGGATCTTGTCAAGCAAAGAAGGTACTTCTTGAAGCCAGAATTTGAAGAGAGGTGTAACTCTAGCAAATGTTGTGCACGCTTGTTGAAGCACCCTACTACTTCTGATACTTCATTCAGCAGAGAAGGGAAGAAAGTTCCATCACAAACTGAAAATAATTCATTCATTATGCTATGTTAGCATATACAAATGTAATTGGAGTAGTTTAAGTAGCTATtcaataaatttcttttttttttttaaataaattgacaaataaattcttaaaaatttatactttggataaattagtttttgacaaaaaaatatattaataaagtcTTTTACAATAATATACGTAGATAAGTTACGTTACATTAACATCTTTTATACTAATGATAGGAACTAATTTAGAGGTAATATATCCACATTTGTTATCGAGGAgaactttattaatattttttttagaaattaattgatttgaaatataaattttggaggattatttattacttttttttcccCCTTTAAATGGCTATCTAAGTAGGtacaaataaaggaaaaaaattattttgaaaaaatacgaAAGAAAATGACAAATAATTCTTGCATAGATATATATAACTAAGACTCGCATATCATATATATATCTCCATCTAAGAATCAATAAATGTCACCCTATGAGTAAAATTCTTTTGAGTTTTGACActatttccttttctttcttttgttttttgtgcgtgcttttttttttcttttttggacaaTGTTGAAGTCAAGATTTTATTTATGAGGAAATTGAGGGCTAATAAATTACCAAACATCAAACCACTTGAACCAACCAAACGTTgaattttaatagaataaaagAGTTTtcctaaacaaaaatttaaataaaaatataaagtttttCTTGAAAACTAGAAGTTTAGAACATGTACCTTTAAATGTTCTACATTTTGTTAATAGTTATTACAAAAACTCAATCTATAATTAATTAAAGGTTCTACATACATGAACTAAACCCTTTGATTTTCAGTTGATTCCTTAACAACTGAACTTGCTCTCTTCCCTTCGTTTCAAACATATTGTATTGTAGGGaatttaaaaaattcattgaTCTCACTTTATTTGGTATTAAAAAGGGACAAATATTATGAAATTTCAAACTCTTTGCTAAAAAACCAAAGgagtaattaacaaaaaaaaaattatatataaaccttacaatatgaaaaagaaaagtaaattgaatgAAGAGAAAAACATTATGAAGATCATTATCACCTGGGCATTGAATAGGGCAACTTTTGgtggcattattattattattattattatggttcATCATGATAGGAGAATAACAACCTCCACTTCTACATTTCTTCATAAtctttttgtgatttttgaattcaAGTCCAGGTAGCTTCTCCTCTTGCCCTTGCATGTACTTTTGGTATGTTTTGCAGAACTTCATCtcttaattaataaaaacttTCTAACAAGCTTCAATAATAATTGAGATTATTAACAAACAATCAAACCCTATCtaacataataatatttttttttaaaaaaaaaggaagaaaaacataaaattaaggtttttcaacaaggtttcaataatctGAGGTTTTACATACATATGCTATATAAAACCCCTCTCCTCAcaaaaaacaaaaccaaaaacaaaaaggaagaaaaaaaaagttttatagTATGGTAAAGTTATGAACCTTGTTATTAGTTACCAAAATCAACAGAAATTCAATGGTAGTTATTAGGTATACCCTATttgattattaattagttatcCATATCtaatatgttattattttttaattattaattagttattagttATCCATTTCTAATATCACCATGAAAAAGTCAAACTAATGCAATCTAAATTCTCAATTAGAAAAAGTCTAATATAGTTCTTGATCTAATTATATAGATGTAACCCTCCTAAAAACAATAAAACATGATTCTAATATAGTAATAGTGAAGTTGCTTGCGGataattattagtattattttagaaaaaaaaaaagagtagttTGATCATTGATATCAGCCATCCGATTGAGACAGTAAAAGGACATTTCAATTCCATACGAGGCTTATATCTATCTATacttacataataataataataataataataataataataataataataataatacccgtattattttctaattaagtTTCGTCTGTCTTAtcctaaaaataaaagatatatataactggatttattttagttaacaaaattttttttgagtGTATATGTTACGGGCTGTCAACCCAGCCCAGGAAGTCGCCGGGTCGAGTCACCGCCCCGTCCAGACCCAAGAAGCTACGACCGGTCTCCACAGGTCGGTCAGCCACGCCCGACCTAGAGGGAGATCAACTCACCGCGCTAAACGCGCCACCACCCGGGTCGGAACCCTTAGGATCGGCACCCCGAGTACCGGCTCCAAGTATGGACGACCCGCACACGTGGAGGATGACAGCTTTACTCCTCAACCAATGGGCTAGGCCCCTATTAGGCCCACCCAGCACAGCATATAAAAGGGGAGGACAGCTCTCTCCCCAACATATGTCACATCCTTACCTAACTCTGCCACCCCTAGTACAGACTCTGACTTGatcgtcggagtgtccttgcaggtggtcACCCCCCGCTCCGTCCGCCCTCCGACGTTGCCAGCCTTCGCTCTGCGCACGCTCGGGACCTCCCTCACTCTCTCAGTCACCACCTACCGACAATCCGTGGACCCCAGGTAACGAACATTGGCGCTGTCTGTGGGGATCCCGATGCGAACATGGAGCGACACATCACCTCGGAGGAGCTCCGCGAAGGAGGCGGAGCCTGTTTGAGCAGAGCGAGCTCAACGGCCTGTGATGCCGAGCACCCGAGGCCATCCGTCCATCCCAACCAAATGTATACCCAGACCCCTGAGAGACGCCGCCCTTTTGGGAGAACAGGAGCCGACAGCGCCAAGATCATGCAGGAGCTTAGACACAGAGTTCAGAACCTTGAGCAGGAGTTGGCGGCAAGGGACCAATCCCAGGGGAACGCCAGCCGCTCACACGGCGGCGCTAGCCAGTCCCATGCCCGCACCCACTCTTCTCCCTCTCGTGCACGCGATAGCCAAGGAAGAAGCCTAACAAGGCACGAAGAGACACACACACAAGCGACCTCCAGAACCACCCGAAGCAAGTCGGAAAGCCGTTGGGGGTCCCAGAAAGAGGAGACCCGGAGACAAGAAAACCCCATCATCATGGGGGCAACCCCTTTTCACCCCTCAATTCTCAAAGTCCGGCTCCCGAGAAACTtcgacaagccaacggacatgagatATGATGGGACCAAGGACCCCCAGGAACACGTCACAACTTTTGAAGAAAGAATGAATCTGGAAGGAGTAGGCGACGCAGTCAGGTGCCGGGCGTTTCCCGTAACACTAGCCGGCCCGGCGATCCGATGGTTCAACACCCTCCCGCAGGGATCCATCACGACCTTCGCAGACATATCCCAGAAGTTCCTAGCGCAGTTCACGACGTGCATAGCCAAAGCAAAGCACCCGATTAACTTGTTAGGGGTTACCCAAAAACCCGGTGAGCCGACCAGAAAATTCTTGGATAGGTTTAACGATGAATGTCTAGAAATTGACGACCTCACGGACTCAGTCGCTAGCCTATGCCTAACAAATGGCCTGCTGAATGAAGACTTTAGGAAACACCTAACAACCAAGCCTGTATGGACCATGCAGGAAATCCAGAGCATAGCCAAAGAGTACATCAATGACGAGGAGGTCAGCCAGGTTGTGGCAgccaataaacggcagcccgCCAACCCGCCAGCACGGCAGACACATCAACTCGAGCGATATAAGGAAGCCCCCAGAGATGGCATCCTAAACAAGCTACCCAAGCAGCCACGGGTAGGAAGGTTCACGAACTACACGCCACTTACGGCACCCATAGTGGAAGTCTACCAGCAAATCGCAGACAAGAGAATCCTATCCAGACTCAGACCCCTGAAGGAGAGAACGGGAGGCAACAAGAGCCTTTACTGCGATTACCACAAAGGGTTTGGTCACAAAACACAAGACTGCTTCGACCTCAAGGATGCCTTGGAACAGGCCATCAGAAAAGGGAAACTGAGCGAATTCTCCCGACTTATCAGGGAACCGAGGAGACGAGAGAGAGAGCGCTCCGAGGAAGACCGAAACCGGGCAGTCAAACCTAGACAAGAACCCACAGGGGATGCCAGTAATCCCCCAACTTTCGTGGTTAATATTGTGGTCGGACTAGACAGTCCCCCCAAATCTAAGTCAGCAACAAGAAAGGACTCCCGGGTGCTCTCCATCTCGACGGATAGCCCCACCACCAGCAAGAGACTCCCGACAATATCATTTGGTCCAGAAGACATATGGTTCAAGGACCTCCCTGAAAATCCTCCCATGGAAGTCACAGCGATGGTCGGGACAGGGCTGGTCAGACGCATCCTCGTCGACACAAGAGCCGACTCGAATATCCTATTCAGAAATGTGTTCGACGCAATGGGGCTCAAGGAATCCGACCTCAAAAGCCATCAACACGGAGTCATGGGACTTGGTGATAACTACATAAGACCCGACGGAACGATCTCTCTCCCGATCAGCCTAGGAACTGGCGACGCTAGGAAATCGGTTATGGCAGACTTCGTAGTCCTTAGAGACTCCACCGCCTAtaacatcatcctaggaaggaaAACCATCAACGAATTCTCATCTGTAATATGAACCAAGTACCTAACAATGAAGTTCATAACGGACAAGGGATCGGTTGGTTCCGTAAGGGGAGACCTAGAAACGGCAGTCGCCTGCAACAGCGCCAGTCTCTCCTTAAGGAAAGAATCCAAAAAGGCAGCTGGCGTGTTCCTAGCAGATCTGGACGCCAGGGTGGAGGACAAACCAAGACCTGAACCAGAAGGGGACATGGAAAAATTCCAGATAAGGAAGTCGGTAGAACAATTCACCTTCATTAACAGAAACCTACCCCATGAACTCAAGGGTCCTCTCATAGAGGTCATGAGAGCAAACAGCGACCTTTTTGCGTGGACCCCATCAGACATGCCAGGGTTAGATCCCGAGGTCATGTCCCACCGACTAGCCATAAAGTCAGAAGCCAAACCGGTAGCCCAGCGGCGAAGGAAGATGTCGCAGGAAAGGGCGGAAGAAGTCGCTAAGCAAACAGCAGGGCTGCTGGAAGCAGGGTTCATCAAGGAACTCGAATACTCAACATGGCTGTCCAATGTTGTCCTAGTCAAGAAAGCCAGTGGGAAACGGAGAATGTGCGTAGGCTACTCCGACTTGAACAAAGCATGTCCAAAAGACTCCTTTCCCCTCCCCAACATTGACACCCTAGTAGACTCGGCAGCGGGGTACCGATATCTCagtttcatggacgcctactccggctacaaccaaatcccgatgcacCAACCTGACGAAGACAAGACAACTTTCATAACACCAGGAGGCACCTACTACTACAAGGTAATGCCCTTTGGGCTAAAAAACACAGGGCCAcctaccaaaggctgatgagcaGAGTCTTCCATGACCTCATCGGCAGAACGGTAGAAGTGTATGTCGACGATATCCTGGTAAAAACAGCAGAACCAAGCAATCTGATAAACGACCTCCAGGCCGTCTTTTGGGCATTAAGGAAATTCAAAATGCGACTTAACCCACTCAAATGCGCATTCGCCATGGAAGCAGGCAAATTCCTGGGATTCATGATAACCTAGAGAGGAGTAGAAGCCAACCCGGACAAGTGCGAAGCCGTCCTCAAAATGACGAGCCCCGGGAGCATCAAAGATGTACAACGGCTCACCGGGAAGCTCACGGCTCTATCCCGGTATCTCGGAGCCTCGGCTGAAAGGGCCATtccattcttcaacttgatgaagaaaGGAATCACCTTTGAATGGACCCAGGAGTGCGAAGAGGCATTCAACCATTTCAAGAGGATACTCTCAGAACCCCCTGTGCTCAGCAAACCCAGAGAAGGCGAGCCCTTGTACCTGTACTTGGCCGTGACCATACAAGCAATGGCAGCAGTCCTAGTTAGGGAGGAGGACAAAACCCAGCGCccaatatacttcatcagcaaaacaCTTCAAGGGGCAGAGACGAGATATACCAAGTTGGAAAAGCTAGCCTACGCCCTATTGGTTTCATCAAGAAGACTAAAACAATACTTCCAAGGGCACACAATCATCCTGAGAACCGACCAAGCCATCCGACAAGTCCTCCAAAAACCCGACCTGGCGGGAAGAATGATGGCATGGGCAGTGGAACTATCCCAATATGACTTGCGGTATGAACTAAGGCAAGCAATCAAAGCCCAAGCCATGGCAGACTTTCTCGTTGAAGTCACAGGAGAAGCCCCCGACGTACCGAgcacacggtggaggctccacGTTGACGGAGCATCCAACCAAACGTTCGGAGGGGCCGGGATCATCCTCGAAAACTCGGTAGGAGTAGCATATGAACAATCCATCAAGTTCGAATTTCCggtctcaaacaaccaagccgagTATGAAGCTTTGATTGGAGGGTTAATGCTGGCCAAAGAGGTCGGAGCATCAAGAGTAGAAGTGAGCAGCGACTCCCAAATCGTCACTTCCCAGGTAAACGGCAGCTACCAAGCCAGGGACGCACTGCTacaaaaatacttggaaaaagTAAGAGAACTATGCAAAAGCTTCGAAGAAGTCACAATCCAGCACGTTCCCAGGGAAAGGAACGCCCGAGCCGACCTCCTCTCCAAGCTCGCAAGCACCAAACCCAACACGGGGAACAGATCTCTGATCCAAGGGCTAGCAACGGAACCTGCGATCATCATGTGCATGGCTCAAGCACCAAACCCGCCCTCATGGATGGACCCTATCTCCCGATATCTGGAGCACGCAGAAGCACCTCCCAACCAAAAAGAGGCGGAGTTTGTCAAAAAGGAAGCTCCAAAATACACAATCATACAGGGGCAGCTATACAAGCGAGGGCTCCACCAACCACTACTAAAGTGCTTAtgccccgaccagacggactacgtcCTAAGGGAGGTACACGAAGGGTGTTGTGGTCACCACATCGGGGGAAGATCTCTAGCAAGAAAAATCATCAGGGCGGGATACTACTGGCCCACAATGATGTCAGATGCCCAGAAATTCGTGAAGAAATGTAAAAAGTGCCAGGAGaatgccaacttccacaaagcACCTCTCGAGGAGCTCAATATAATGATGGCCCCCCGACCTTTCgcccaatggggagtcgacctcctaGGACCATTCCCACCAAGACCCGGGCAG is drawn from Arachis hypogaea cultivar Tifrunner chromosome 12, arahy.Tifrunner.gnm2.J5K5, whole genome shotgun sequence and contains these coding sequences:
- the LOC112729456 gene encoding probable E3 ubiquitin-protein ligase BAH1-like 1 isoform X2 → MKFCKTYQKYMQGQEEKLPGLEFKNHKKIMKKCRSGGCYSPIMMNHNNNNNNNATKSCPIQCPVCDGTFFPSLLNEVSEVVGCFNKRAQHLLELHLSSNSGFKKYLLCLTRSNHNTIIQQGKDLVTYALINAVAIRKILKKYDKIHDSKQGQLFKSQVQAMHKEILQSPWLIEDTVFDPVALTCGHVFCYTCACSAASVTIVDGLKAADPKQKCPLCREKGVHEGAVHLEELNILLGQRCKEYWEERLRMERVERVRQAKEHWESVCRTAMGI
- the LOC112730647 gene encoding uncharacterized protein yields the protein MERHITSEELREGGGACLSRASSTACDAEHPRPSVHPNQMYTQTPERRRPFGRTGADSAKIMQELRHRVQNLEQELAARDQSQGNASRSHGGASQSHARTHSSPSRARDSQGRSLTRHEETHTQATSRTTRSKSESRWGSQKEETRRQENPIIMGATPFHPSILKVRLPRNFDKPTDMRYDGTKDPQEHVTTFEERMNLEGVGDAVRCRAFPVTLAGPAIRWFNTLPQGSITTFADISQKFLAQFTTCIAKAKHPINLLGVTQKPGEPTRKFLDRFNDECLEIDDLTDSVASLCLTNGLLNEDFRKHLTTKPVWTMQEIQSIAKEYINDEEVSQVVAANKRQPANPPARQTHQLERYKEAPRDGILNKLPKQPRVGRFTNYTPLTAPIVEVYQQIADKRILSRLRPLKERTGGNKSLYCDYHKGFGHKTQDCFDLKDALEQAIRKGKLSEFSRLIREPRRRERERSEEDRNRAVKPRQEPTGDASNPPTFVVNIVVGLDSPPKSKSATRKDSRVLSISTDSPTTSKRLPTISFGPEDIWFKDLPENPPMEVTAMVGTGLVRRILVDTRADSNILFRNVFDAMGLKESDLKSHQHGVMGLGDNYIRPDGTISLPISLGTGDARKSVMADFVVLRDSTAYNIILGRKTINEFSSVI
- the LOC112729456 gene encoding probable E3 ubiquitin-protein ligase BAH1-like 1 isoform X1 → MKFCKTYQKYMQGQEEKLPGLEFKNHKKIMKKCRSGGCYSPIMMNHNNNNNNNATKSCPIQCPVCDGTFFPSLLNEVSEVVGCFNKRAQHLLELHLSSNSGFKKYLLCLTRSNHNTIIQQGKDLVTYALINAVAIRKILKKYDKIHDSKQGQLFKSQVQAMHKEILQSPWLIEVMALYINTNTKDPTSSLFDGCCLTFKDGKPSLTCEIFKPYKVDIDLTCSICLDTVFDPVALTCGHVFCYTCACSAASVTIVDGLKAADPKQKCPLCREKGVHEGAVHLEELNILLGQRCKEYWEERLRMERVERVRQAKEHWESVCRTAMGI